The Humulus lupulus chromosome 3, drHumLupu1.1, whole genome shotgun sequence genome window below encodes:
- the LOC133821382 gene encoding E3 ubiquitin-protein ligase BRE1-like 1 has protein sequence METALKELMDQASCRLKEIKGLHEERVHILQQLSNLQRKLKNVACISSSQAYLLVRDQIEKSKSEVIEYQASYEKLQAEKDILVLKEREFSVKSDVIDFLRRSTAIEIHWSGC, from the exons ATGGAGACTGCTCTTAAAGAATTAATG GATCAAGCTTCTTGCCGGCTTAAAGAAATAAAAGGTCTTCATGAAGAGAGAGTACATATATTGCAGCAGTTATCTAACTTGCAG AGAAAATTGAAGAATGTAGCATGTATTTCCTCTTCCCAAGCCTACCTCTTAGTGAGAGATCAAATTGAAAAATCAAAATCTGAAGTTATTGAGTATCAGGCTTCGTATGAGAAACTTCAG GCTGAGAAGGATATTCTTGTCTTAAAGGAAAGGGAATTCAGTGTTAAAAGTGATGTCATTGATTTCCTTCGAAGATCTACTGCAATTGAGATTCATTGGTCAGGCTGCTGA